The DNA window CCGACCTGCGCCTCGCCTTCACCGCCCTCATCCGCGAGACCCTGGGGAAAAGCCCCAAGGAGTTTGACCCGAGGAAGTACCTGGGCCCCGCCCGGGAGGCGGTGAAGGAGGTGGTGAAAAGCCGTATGGCCCTCTTCGGCTCCGCGGGGAAAGCTTAGCTCCAGGGGATCCTCACCCCAGGGAAGGCCAGGGGCTCGGCTTCCTCCCCGGGGAGGAGGATGCGGTGCTCCGTGTACACCCCAGCCTTGGGGGTGCGGTAGACGTGGAGGCGGTTCCTCTGTAAGTCCAGGAGCCACACCTCGGGGATGCCCGCCTCGGCGTAGAGGGGAAGCTTTTGCCCTTGGTCGTGGTCCAGGCTGGTTTCCGCCACCTCCAGGAGGAGGAGGATGTCCTCGGGGGTAGGGAGGGTTTCGCCATAATCCCTGGGGCGGAGGAGGGCGAGGTCGGGCTGGGGCTCGGAGTGGGGGGGGAGGCGGATGGGGTTCTGGGGCCAGACCACAGCCCGGTCCCCCAAGGCCTCCGTGAAAAGCCGGGTTAGACGGGCCACGCTCCAGGCATGCTTGGGGCCGATGGGGCTCATCCGGTAGACCTCCCCCTTTAGAAGCTCCACATTCCGTACCCCGCGGAAGCGCTCCTCGTACTCCTCTAGCCCGAACCGGTACCGGGTGGCCACGCCCTTAGCGTAGCATGGGCCCATGAACCCCGTGGCCTTCATCCGGGAGAAGCGGGACGGAGGGAAGCACCGCCGGGAGGACCTCGAGGCCTTCCTCCTCGGCTACCTCCGGGACGAGGTGGCGGACTACCAGGTGGCCGCCTGGCTCATGGCGGCCTTCCTCCAGGGCTTGGACCGGGAGGAGACCCTTTGGCTCACCGAGGCCATGGCCCGCTCGGGCAAGGTCCTGGACCTCTCCTCCCTCCCCCACCCCGTGGACAAGCACTCCTCCGGGGGCGTGGGGGACAAGGTAAGCCTGGTGGTGGGGCCCGTCCTGGCGGCCAGCGGCTGCACCTTCGCCAAGATGTCGGGTCGGGGCCTGGCCCACACCGGGGGGACCATTGACAAGCTGGAGTCGGTGCCGGGATGGCGGGGGGAGATGACGGAGGAGGAGTTTTTGGAAAGGGCCCGGAAGGTGGGCCTGGTCATCGCTGCCCAAAGCCCTGACCTCGCCCCCTTAGACGGCAAGCTCTATGCGCTTCGGGATGTGACCGCTACCGTGGAGAGCCTCCCCTTGATCGCCAGCTCCATCATGAGCAAAAAGCTCGCCGCCGGCGCCAGGAGCATCGTGTTGGACGTGAAGGTGGGCCGGGGAGCCTTCATGAAGACCCTGGAGGAGGCCCGCCTTTTGGCCGAGACCATGGTGCAGATTGGCCAAGGAGCCGGGCGGAAGGTGCGGGCGGTCCTCACCAGCATGGAAGCCCCCTTGGGCCGGGCGGTGGGCCATGCCATAGAGGTCCGGGAGGCCATAGAGACGCTCAAGGGGGAGGGGCCTGAGGATCTGGTGGAGGTGGCCCTTACCTTGGCGGAGGAAGGCCTTAGGCTGGAGGGGCTTGACCCTGCTTTGGCGCGGCGGGCCCTGGAAAGCGGGAAGGCCCTGGAAAGGTTTCGTGCCTTTTTGGAAGCCCAAGGAGGGGATGGGCGGGTAGTGGAGGACTTCTCCCTCCTCCCCCTGGCCGAGGAGCTTCCCCTGGTGGCTCAGGAGGCGGGGGTGGTGCAGGAGGTGGACGCCTACCGCGTAGGCCTCGCCCTATTGGCCCTAGGGGGTGGGCGGCGCAGGAAAGGGGAACCCATAGACCATGGGGTAGGGGTGTACCTTTTGAAAAAGCCTGGAGACCGGGTGGAGCAAGGAGAGCCCCTGGCCTTGGTGTACCATCGGAACCGAGGCCTCGAGGAAGCCCTCGCCCACCTCCGGTCCGCTTTTGGGCTGGGACCAGAGGCCCTTCCCCGACCCCTGGTCCTGGACCTGGTCTGACCCCCTTGGTATACTGCCCCCGGATGAAAAGGCGGCCTGCCCGGTATACCCTCCTCATCGCCAAAAGCGGCGGTGGAAGCCGGGCCCTTTCCTTTCCCGCCAGCCTGCTCGTCCTGGCTTTGGGCCTCGGGCTCGGGTTTTTGGCCTTTCACCTCTACCTTTTCCACCGGGGGCGGGAGGCGGCGGTCCTCGAGGCCCGTCTGCGGGCTCTCTCCCAGGAGGCCAGACGGCTTTCCCTGGAGCTGGAGGCGGAGCGGGCAAAAAACAAGGCCTTAACCCAGGAGGCCGAGCGCACCCGACGGGAGCTGGAGGAGCTCAAAAGGGCCATAGAGGAGCTTCGGCGCCGGGCGGGCCTTGCCCCTCTGAACGCCCTTCCCGTGCGCTACGTTCCCGGAGGGCAGGGAGGGGGTGGGATGGAGGGGTGGCTGGCCATCCGGACGGAGGTTCTGGACCTGCGCCAGCAGCTTCGGGAGCTGGTCCCTGCCTTAGAACGGGCTTTGGAGCTGGAACGCAGCCGCCCCTCCGGCCTTCCTCTCAGGGCCTACGCCGGGATCGCCTCCCCCTTCGGGATGCGAAGGAATCCCTTTGGCCCCGGCCTGGAGTTTCACGAAGGCCTGGACCTCGCTGCCCCCTACGGGGCCCCGGTTTACGCTACGGCTTCCGGGGTTGTGGCCCAGGCGGGTTGGATGGGGCCTTACGGCTTAGCGGTCTACGTGGAGCACGCTGAGGGCTACGCGACCCTTTACGGTCACCTCTCCCGCCTGGCGGTGGGCCCGGGGGAGCGCGTGGAAAGGGGTCAGCTTCTGGGGTATGTGGGTTCTACCGGGCGTTCCACCGGTCCCCATCTCCACTACGGCCTCTACCGCCAAGGGGTGGCGGTGGATCCCACGCCCTATTTAGGCCCGGCCTGGGCCACTCGGTAAAATGGTGCGGATGCTTAGGCGGAGGCAGGGCGCCCTCACCTACCTGGGTCCTGAGAGCGAGGTCCTGGGAGACCTTAGGGCCAAGGGCCAGGTGCGCATTGACGGGGCCGTGCGGGGCTCGGTCTT is part of the Thermus islandicus DSM 21543 genome and encodes:
- a CDS encoding M23 family metallopeptidase yields the protein MKRRPARYTLLIAKSGGGSRALSFPASLLVLALGLGLGFLAFHLYLFHRGREAAVLEARLRALSQEARRLSLELEAERAKNKALTQEAERTRRELEELKRAIEELRRRAGLAPLNALPVRYVPGGQGGGGMEGWLAIRTEVLDLRQQLRELVPALERALELERSRPSGLPLRAYAGIASPFGMRRNPFGPGLEFHEGLDLAAPYGAPVYATASGVVAQAGWMGPYGLAVYVEHAEGYATLYGHLSRLAVGPGERVERGQLLGYVGSTGRSTGPHLHYGLYRQGVAVDPTPYLGPAWATR
- a CDS encoding thymidine phosphorylase; the encoded protein is MNPVAFIREKRDGGKHRREDLEAFLLGYLRDEVADYQVAAWLMAAFLQGLDREETLWLTEAMARSGKVLDLSSLPHPVDKHSSGGVGDKVSLVVGPVLAASGCTFAKMSGRGLAHTGGTIDKLESVPGWRGEMTEEEFLERARKVGLVIAAQSPDLAPLDGKLYALRDVTATVESLPLIASSIMSKKLAAGARSIVLDVKVGRGAFMKTLEEARLLAETMVQIGQGAGRKVRAVLTSMEAPLGRAVGHAIEVREAIETLKGEGPEDLVEVALTLAEEGLRLEGLDPALARRALESGKALERFRAFLEAQGGDGRVVEDFSLLPLAEELPLVAQEAGVVQEVDAYRVGLALLALGGGRRRKGEPIDHGVGVYLLKKPGDRVEQGEPLALVYHRNRGLEEALAHLRSAFGLGPEALPRPLVLDLV
- a CDS encoding Uma2 family endonuclease, translated to MATRYRFGLEEYEERFRGVRNVELLKGEVYRMSPIGPKHAWSVARLTRLFTEALGDRAVVWPQNPIRLPPHSEPQPDLALLRPRDYGETLPTPEDILLLLEVAETSLDHDQGQKLPLYAEAGIPEVWLLDLQRNRLHVYRTPKAGVYTEHRILLPGEEAEPLAFPGVRIPWS